One Baekduia alba genomic window, AGCTGAAGGCCTACAAGCTGCAGGAGGAGGGCTACGACACGGTCGACGCCAACCTCCAGCTGGGCCTGCCGGCCGACCTGCGCGACTACGGCATCGGCGCGCAGATCCTGGCCGACCTCGGGCTGTCGTCCATCCGGATCCTGACCAACAACCCCAAGAAGATCCGCGGGTTGGAGGGCTACGGGCTGCGGGTGACCGACCAGGTCCCGATCGCGCACGCGCCGAACAAGCACAACGAGGCCTACCTGCGGACCAAGGCGGAGCGGATGGGGCACACGCTGCACCATCAAGGGCTCCCGTTGGACGAGCAGATGCTGCACGACGAGCACGTGCACGACGCCGCCGCCGAGAAGGAGAAGGGCGAGGACGCGTCGTGAGGTTCGCGATCTGCGTGGGCCGGTTCTACGAGGATCTCGCGGCGCGGCTGGTCGCGGGCGCGTCGGCGGTCCTCGCGGAGGCCGGCGTCGCCGCTGACGCGGTCGACGTCTTCGACGTCCCGGGCGCCTACGAGCTGCCGTTGGCGGCGAAGTTCGCGGCGGAGACGGGGCGCTACGCGGGCGTGGTGTGCCTCGGCGCGGTGATCCGCGGCGAGACGTCGCACTACGACTACGTCTGCGGCGAGAGCGCGCGGGGGATCATGGACGTGCAGCTGGAGACCGGCGTGCCGTGCTCGTTCGGCGTGCTGACCGTCGACTCGCAGGCCCAGGCGCTCGCGCGCTCGGGCGGCGACAAGCGGGACTCGGGGCGCCACGCCGCCGAGGCCGTGCTCGCGCTGCTCGAGGTCAAGAAGACGCTGGGCAGCGGCGCGACCGCAGCCTGACGCTCGGCGCCACGGCGCTGCCCGCCCTCGGTACGCTCAGCCCTGTGACCCTCGAAGTCGTCGCGATCCTGCTGACGCTCGTCGTCCACATCCTCGGCGCCATCGTCCTGGTGATGGTGCTCCTCGACGGGGAGACGATCGACTGGCGTGGCACGCTCTGGCCCCGCGACGACGACGGCCCCGGCCCCTCCTTCGAGCCCCCGGAACCGGACCCCACGCCTTCCGGCTCCGGTGTCCCCCTGCCCGACGCATCGCCCGCCGCCGTCCGCCTCCGCGAACCCGGCCGCATCCGCGAGGGCTACCCAAAGCCCGCCCGCCGCCCGGCGCACACGCCGGAGCGGACGCCGCCGCGAGAGCCGGCGGAACGGTAGCGGCGCAGCAGACGCGCCCGACGCTGTTCGGCGCCGCCATCGCGGTCGAGGCGGTTTCGCTGCCGCCGGTCCTCCGTAGGCGGAGGCCCCACCTCGCTCGGCGTGGGGATGTTGGTCGACGTGACTGGGATGTCCCGGTCGATCGGGCCGCGACCTGAGGCTCGGTGGCGAACCCGCGTTCGCGGCGGTGGTCTGCGTCGCGTTCGCCTACGTGAAGCCGCCGGCGCGGTGGCTCGACCCCAAGGACCCCAAGCGGCGCGGCGTTCGAGGCGGGGAGGACGAGGACGACGCGGGCGCGTGGTGCGCTCAGTCGCCGGAGCCCAGCAGGCCGCCCGGCCCGGCGGCGCCCTTGTCGTGCTTGGCCTTGCCCTTCGCCTTGCCGTGGCCCTTCGCGCTCGCGCCCGTCGCCGGCACGCCGGCGGCGGACTGGGCGGTCGCGAGCTCCTTCTCGACGATCCCGCGCTTGTAGTCGGAGATCCGGAGGCGCTCCTGCAGGTACGGGATCGCGTCGGCGGGGCGGCCGGCCAGGCGTAGGGCCCAGCCGAGGTTGTACAGGGAGAACGCGTAGTTGATGGACTTGGTGTCGCCCTGGGCGCGGAACTTGTCGACGGCGGACTGCAACAGCGGCACCGCGCCCTGCGCGTCGCCCGGCAGCATCTTGTAGCCGGCGTTGTTGATGTCGACGGCCGAGCGGGGATCGCCGGCGGACGGCGTCGTGGGCGCAGGCGTCGACGAGGCGGCCGGTGGCGGCGTCGAGGCGTCGGGGGCGGCGGTGGTCGCGGACGCGGCTGCGCGCTGCCGGATCCCGCCGGTCGGCACGCCCTGCGACTTGGACGCCGTGGCCCGCGGGGCGGTGCCGCCCTTGCCGGTGCCGCGGCCGTCGTCGCTGATCAGCGCGGCGCCCGCGCCGATCACCACGCAGCCCGCGGCCAGCGCGGCCAACATGAAGGCCCTGCGGTGCGGATGGCGCTGGCGCGCGACCGGATCGCGCGGTCGCTCGCGGACCGCGCCGGCCTCGGCCGCGGGGACCGGCACCGCGATCGGCGGGCGCCCGGCCGTCGCGTCCGGGAACACCTCGGGCGCGCGGTTGCGCGCGAACCGCGGCGCCGGTGCCGGCGCCATCACCTTCGTCACCCGCGTCGGCTCGCCGGCCGACCCCAGCGCGCGCGCCAGCTCCGCGACGAACGCCGCGGCGGTCGCGGGCCGGCCGGCCGGATCGCGCGACAGCCCCCAGCGCAGCGGCTCCTCGGCCGCGATGCAGTGGCCGGTCAGCGTCGCCGGGTCCTGCTCGACGCGCGCACGCGCCTGCGCCATCGGCGTGTCGCCCGCGAACGGGCGCTTGCCGCACAACAGCTCGTAGGCGACGACCGCCAGCGAGTAGCGATCCGATGCCGGCGTCGCGGCGTGGCCGCGCGCCTGCTCGGGCGACAGGTAGGCCGCGGTGCCGAGCACCTGGCCGGCCGCCGTCACGGCCGTCTCGCCCGCCAGCGACGCGATCCCGAAGTCCCCGACCGCGAGGCGGCCGTTCTCGTCCAGCAGCAGGTTGCCCGGCTTGACGTCGCGATGGACGATGTCGGCCGCATGCGCGGCGTCCAGCGCCGACGCGGTCTCGCTCAGCCAGCGCAGCGCCAGCGGCGCCGGCACGACGTCGCCGGCGCGCAGCCGGTCGGCGACCGTCCCGCCCGCGAAGTGCTCCATGACGATGAAGGCCTGCGCGGGCGGCGAGGACATCTCGCCGATGTCGAAGATCGTGACCACGTTGGGGTGGTCGCTGACCCGTGCCGCCGCGCGCGCCTCACGCGTGAAGCGCCGGCGCGCCGCCTGGTCGACCGCGTAGCCCGCCGCGAGCACCTTCACCGCGACCAGGCGCTCCAGCACCGAGTCCTCGGCGGCCCAGACCGTGGCCATGCCGCCGTTGGCGATGTGGCGCACGACCCGATAGCGCGGAGGCAGGTCGACCTGCTGCGAAAGGGCGGGCATCGAGGTCCGCTTACCCTAGCCACCGAGGCGCGACACGGGACTGGACCATCGCCACGAAAGGCCCGCACCACGTGTCGAATGTCGCGAGCTCCGACCCGCAGGTCGCCTCCGCGCGGGCTCCGCTACACTGCGCGGCCGAATGTCGAAGGTTTGTCACAGCTGCGGGCGCGGTCCCGCTTTCGGTCAGAGCCGCAGCCACTCGATGCGCGCTACCAAGCGTCGCTTCGATCCGAACCTGCAGAAGGTCCGGATCTTCGTGGGCGCCGCCCCGCGTCGCGTGTACGTCTGCACGCGCTGCCTCAAGGCCGGCAAGGTCAGCAAGGCCGTCTAGCGGCGCCGTCCGCTCGGCGGCGCTCCGCGCGGGCGCCTGTCGGCCGGCGGACCCGCTACGGTCGCTCTCGTGTCCGACCCGAGTCTCGTCCGCTTCCGCGTGGCGGTCCAGGGCGCGCTCGCGCACCTGGAGTCGCGCCGCGAGGAGATCAACGACCTCAACGTCTTCCCGGTCGCCGACGGCGACACGGGCGACAACATGGCGCTCACGCTGCGCGCCGTGCTGACCGAGCTCGACCGCCTGGAGGCCGAGGCCGGCAACCGCTCGATCGACGAGATCGGCCGCGACGAGATCGTCCAGTCGGTCGCCCGCGCGGCGCTCCTCGGCGCGCGCGGCAACAGCGGCGTCATCCTCTCCCAGCTGATCCGCGGCGCCGCGGAGGAGCTGGTCTCCCGCCCCGGCGAGCTCGTCGACCCGACGCTGCTCGGCGCCGCCTTCGCGACCGCCGCCCAGCGCGCCTACGCGTCGGTCCGCGCGCCCGCCGAGGGCACGATGCTCACGGTCATGCGCGACATGGCGACCTCGATCGCCCACGACCTCGCGCACCTGCCCGAGGAGCACCGCCGTCTCGCCTCCGCCGCCGATCCCCAGCAGCAGAACCTGCTGATCGCCGCCGCGCTGGAGCGCGCGATCATCGCGGGCGAGGCGAGCGTCAAGCGCGGCCCCGAGCTGCTGCCGGCGCTGCGCGAGGCGGGCGTCGTCGACGCCGGCGGCTACGGCGTCATCATCATCTTCGCCGGGATCGTCGCCGCCCTGCGCGGCACCGAGGCGCCCGAGCTGCAGCACTACGCGCCCGCGCGGATCACGCATCCCGAGCACGCCTCCGAGACCTATCGGTACTGCACCAACTTCGCGGTCACCGGCACGGGCCTGGAGGCGTCGCGGTACGTGCCCGCGCTGGAGGCGATCGGCGACTCGGTGCTCGTCGTCGGCGACGACGCGACGCTCAAGGTCCACGTCCACACCGACGAGCCCGAGCAGGCCACGCACGTCTTCGCCGGCGCCGGCGAGGTCAGCCGCCTCGACGTCGCCGACATGCACGCGCAGGTCACCGAGCGCGAGACGCGCCTGGCGGCCGTCGGCTCCGACGGCAACGGCGCCGGCCCGGGCGCCGCCGCCGTCGTCCCGACCCAGACCTGCGGCGCGCTGGCCGTCGCCACCGGCGCCGGCCTCGTCGCGCTGTTCGAGAGCCTCGGCGCGCGCGTGCTCGACGGCGGCCCGACGCTCAACCCGTCGACGATGGAGATCCTGGCCGGCATCCACGACGTGCCCGCCGAGGAGGTCGTGGTCCTGCCCAACAGCCCCAACGTCTTCATGGCCGCCGAGCGCGCCGCCGAGCTGTCGGACAAGGCCGTGCGCGTCGTCGGGTCCCGCTCGCAGCAGGCCGGCCTGTCCGCCGCCTTCGCGCTCAACGCCGACCGCTCCGCCGACGCCAACGCCGCGGCGATGCAGGAGGCGCTGGACGCCGTCCGGACCGGCGGCGTCGCGCCCGCTGCGCGTCAGGATCCCGACGGCAGGTTCACCATCGGCGACGCCGTGGGCTACGTCGGCGACGACCTCGTCGCCTGGGGCGAGCCCGCCAAGACGCTGGAGATCGTCCTCGGCCAGCTCTCCGCCGACGCCGAGCTCGTCACGTGCATCGAGGGCGAAGGCGCCCCGTTGGACGGCGACGCGGTGGCGGCGCTGGCGCCCTCGGGCGTGGAGCTCGAGCTCGAGGACGGCGGCCAGCCGTCCTGGTGGTGGCTGCTCGCCGCTGAGTAGGTGGCCGTGAGCGACGCGCCAGCGCCAGCGTTCGGGCCCGGCCTCACGCCGCCGCTCGCCTTCGCCGAGGCGCGCGAGCTGACGGCGCAGGAGCTGTGGGACGCCCCTGCGCGCACGCCGCGCCCGTCCCGGCTGGCGCAGCCGTTGGTCATCAAGAACCCGACCGCCGCGGGCGGCGCCGAGGCGCTGGGCCTGGAGACGATCGGCGACCTGCTCGCGCACCTGCCGCGCGCCACGGGCGAGGCCCGGACGATCGCCGAGCTGGCGATCGACGAGGTCGCCACCGTCCTGGTCGAGGTCAAGTCCATCACCTCGCGCCCGGTGCGCCGGCGGGGGATGAAGCCGCTGGTCGAGGCGACGGTCACCGACGGCACCGGGGTCATGAAGGCCACGTTCTTCAACCAGCCGTGGCTGAGCGCGCAGTACGCGCCACCGACGCGGCTGATGCTGTCCGGCAAGTACCAGGGCCAGAACCGGTTCCGGGTCAACGCCCACGCCAAGACCGACGCCGTCGCGGCGGTGGGCAGCGAGGCCGCGCAGTACCCGGCGACCAAGGGCATCAACTCGACCCAGATCCTGGCGCTCGTCCAGGAGCACCGCGCCGGCGTCTACGACGCGACCGACCCGCTGCCCGTGGCGCTGCGGCTGCGCCAGCGCCTGCCGGACCGGGCGACCGCGCTGGCCGCCGCGCACTTCGGTCCGGACCACGACGCGGGACGCCGGCGCCTGGCCTTCGACGAGCTGCTCGTCGACCAGATCGTCCAGCTGCGCCTGCGCCGCGAGCGCCGCGCCGACATCTTCGCCGCGCCGCTGGCGCAGCCGCCGACCGTCAGCGCGCGGTGGCGCGACGAGCTGCTGCCGTTCACGCCGACCGGCGACCAGGTCGACGCGATGGCCGACGTCGACGCCGACCTCGCGCGCGAGCGCCCGATGCAGCGGCTGCTGATGGGCGAGGTCGGCTCCGGCAAGACCGTCGTCGCGTTGCACACCATGTTGCGCGCGGTCGAGCACGGCGGCCAGGCCGCGCTGATGGCGCCCACCGAGACGCTGGCCGAGCAGCACTTCGCGACGCTGCAGACGCTGATGCCGGGCTCGATGATCTCCGCCGCGCTGCTGACCGGGTCGACGACCACGGCGCGCCGGCGCGAGATCCTCAGCCGGCTGGGCTCCGGCGAGCTCAAGCTCGTCGTCGGCACGCACGCGCTGATCGAGGACGACGTCGCGTTCGCCGACCTGATGGTCGCGGTGGTCGACGAGCAGCATCGCTTCGGCGTCCGCCAGCGCGCCGCGCTGGACGCCAAGGCGCCGTCCGGGCTCGTCCCGCACCTGCTGCACATGACCGCGACGCCGATCCCGCGCACGCTGCGCCTGGCGAACTTCGGCGCGCTGGACGTCACGGCGCTGCGCGAGCTGCCGCGCGGCCGTCAGCCGATCACGACGCACGTCTGCTCCACCGACGCCGAGCGCCACCGCGCCTACGAGCGCATCCGCGAGGAGCTGCGCGCGGGCCGGCAGGCGTTCGTGGTCTGCCCGCTGGTCAGCGAGTCCGAGGCCCTGAACGCGCGTGCCGCGACCGCCGAGCACGAGCGGCTGAAGACCGGCGAGCTCAAGGACTTCGAGGTCGTCCTGCTGCACGGCCAGATGCGCCCGGCCGAGAAGCAGGCGGCGATGGAGCGCTTCGCGGCCGGCACGGCCGACGTCCTGGTCGCCACGACCGTGATCGAGGTCGGGATCGACGTCCCCAACGCCACGATCATGCTCGTCGAGGACGCCGACCGCTACGGGATCTCCCAGCTGCACCAGCTGCGCGGGCGCGTCGGCCGCGGCGAGCACGCGTCGCTGTGCCTGCTCTTCGGCCCGCGCGAGTCCAAGCGGCTGCAGGCGCTGGCGCTGAACGGCGATGGCTTCCGGCTCGCCGAGATCGACCTCGAGCTGCGCGGCGAGGGCGAGCTGACCGGCACGCGTCAGTCGGGCATGGCCCGCTTCCGCTTCGCGCGGCTGCCCGACGACGCGGCCGTGCTGGAGGCGGCGTTCGCCACGGCCGAGGAGCTGCTGGAGCGCGATCCGCACCTCGATGCGCCCGAGCACGCGCTGCTGCGCGCCGAAGTCGCGCGGGCCGAGGCCGCGCCGGTGGCCGCGTGAGAGTCGTCGCCGGCGCGCTGGGCGGCCGCCGCTTCCAGGCGCCCGCCGGCAAGGACACGCGTCCGACGTCGGACCGCGTCCGCGAGGCGCTGTTCAGCGCGCTGGGGCCGATCGACGACGCCCGCGTCCTCGATCTGTTCGCGGGATCTGGCGCGTTGGCGATCGAGGCGCTGTCGCGCGGCGCCGCGCATGCGGTCCTGGTCGACGACGACGCCCGCGCGGCGGCCACGATCCGGGACAACCTCACGACGCTGGATCTCGGCTCCGATCGCGCCAAGGTGCGGCGCCGCGACGCGCTGCGGGCCCTGCGCGACGCACGCGAGGCGGGCGAGTCATACGATCTCGTCTTCCTTGACCCCCCGTACCGGCTCGCGACCGGGCTCGGACCGGATCTGGCGGACTCGCTGCTTCCGATCCTCGCTCCCGCCGCGCGCGTGGTCGGGGAGAGCGACCGGCGCACGCCGCTCGACCTCCCGGGCCTGAGCACGACGTTCGAACGCCGCTACGGCGACACCCTCCTTCGCATCCATAAGGCATGACCGACGAGAAGCGCATCGCTGTCTGTCCAGGCAGCTACGACCCGATCACCAACGGGCACCTCGACATCATCGGACGCACCTCGGCGCAGTTCGACGAGGTCGTCGTCGCCGTGGTCAACGTGTCCGTCCGCAAGAACGAGCCGATCTTCGGGATCGAGGAGCGCGTGTCGTTCATCGAGGAGGCCACGGCGCACCTCGGCAACGTCCGGGCCGAGCCGTTCAGCGTGCTGGTCGTCGACTTCGCAAGGTCGATTGGGGCCCGAACGATCGTCAAGGGACTGCGCGCCATCTCCGACTTCGAGTACGAATTGGAGATGGGGCAGCTGAACCGCATGCAGGCGCCGGACGTCGACACGCTCTACCTGATGGCCAGCCCGCAGTACAGTTTCCTCAGCTCCAGCGGAGTCAAGGAGCTCGCCACGTTCGGCGGTGACATCGACAGCCTCGTCCCGGAGCGCGTCGCCCGTCGCCTGAAGGAAGAGCTCACCCGATGAAGAAAGACGCTTAGCCATGGACGTCCTGGTCCTCATTGACAAGCTCGACGACCTTGTCCACAACGCCAAGAAGGTCCCTCTCACCGACGAGGTGCGGGTGGATCGCGAGCAGATCTACGACATCTTGGATCAGATGCGCGCGACCATCCCTGAGGAGATCAAGCAGGCGCGGTGGATCGTCAAGGAGCGTCAGGAGATGCTCGCCGAGGCCAAGCGCGAGGCCGAGCGCATCGTCAAGGACGCCGTGCGCAAGCAGGAGGAGCTCGTCTCCGACCAGGAGGTGACGCGCGAAGCCGAGCGCGCCGCCGAGGAGATCGTCGAGGACGCGCGGGCCCGCGAGCGGGAGATCCGCCTGGGCGCCGAGGACTACGCCGACGAGATCCTGAACACCCTTGAAGTGAACTTGTCCAAGTTCATCGCCGCGGTCCGCCGCGGTCGCGAGCGGCTGCAGGGCAAGGAAGAGGAGTCGGTGGAAGCAGCCTGATCCTGCGGCCCAGAGGGCCGCGATCAGTCCGCTTCCATCGCGGGTGTCGGCCCAGGGGGCCGAACTCGCCGCGTCGGGTAGCTTCGTCGGGTGCCTTCGATCGAGGTCCTGGACACCGACATCACGACGCTGGCGGTCGACGCGATCGCCAACGCGGCCAACACGCGGCTGCTGCACGGTGGCGGCGTGGCCGGTGCGATCTCGCGGGCCGGCGGGTCCGTGATCGACGAGGAGAGCCGCGCGGCGGCGCCGGTGGAGCTGGGCGCCGCGGTGGCGACCTCGGCGGGCGCGATGCCGTCGCGGTGGGTCATCCACGCGGCCACGATGGAGCTCGGCGGGCCGACGTCCGCCGACATCGTGCGACGCTGCACGGCGGCGACCCTCGCCGCGGCGGAGGAGCTCGGGGCGACGTCGCTGGCGCTGGTCGCGTTCGGGACGGGCGTCGGCGGGTTCCCGCTGGACGAGGCGGCCGCGATCGAGGTCGGCGAGGTGCGCCGGCATCTGCTGGCCGGGCCGGGGTCCGGGCTGGAGCGCGTCGTGTTCGCCGTACGCGGTGCTGATGCGGTGCGCGCGTTCTCGGAGGCCTTGGCCGCGTGATCGCCCGGCGCCTGGTGGTGCGCGGGCGCGTCCAGGGCGTCAACTACCGCGGCTGGGTGCAGGATCGCGCTCGCGCGCGGGGAGTCATGGGGTGGGCGGAGAACCGCGCGGACGGCACGGTCGACGTCTGGCTGCAGGGCGCGCCGGACGACGTCGTCGCCGTCGAGCGCGCGGTGGGCGAGGGCCCGTCGCACGCGCGGGTCGAGGGCGTCGAGACTTCCGACGTCCACCCGCGCGGCGACCTGGACGGCTTCGCCCGGCGGTAGCTAGCGGATCTCGCCGCGGATGAAGCGGTAGGCGCCGATCGCCAGCGGCAGCGCGCACCACAGCAGCGCGGTCGTCGCGACCTGCGCCCACTCGTGCCCGGAGAGCGCGTGGTCGGTGAGGTCGGCGAACGTCTCGCTCTGGTCGGTCCAGTTCGCCAGGCCGTCGAGGCCGCCGATCAGGTGCGTGATCGCGCTGTAGGCCAGGCCGAGGACGAAGAGGGCGACGATCGCCGGCGCCGAGACCAGGATCGCCGCGCCGAGGCCGACGCCGCCCAGCATCGACAACACCGTGAAGACCACGGTCTGGCCGAGGATGCCGCCGTCGAGGTGCCAGGCGTCGACCGCCGCGGGGTTGATCGCGGTGCAGACGGCGGAGAGGGCGAGCGCGACGACCACGGCGACGACCGACAGCACCATGCTCGCGGCGATCTTCGCGACGAGCACGCGCCCGCGCTGGGGCACCATCGTGAACGTCAGCAGCGCGGTGCGCTGCGACCACTCCGAGGTCACCAGCAGGATGCCGACGACCGGCAGGAGCACGTTGATGGCCTGCGAGCAGTTGTTGAAGATGTTGCCGAGGTTGTGCGAGTCGTCGCTGCCGGTGAGGACCGTGATCAGCGCCGTCGCGAGCGTCAGCAGGAGGCCGGAGATGAGCAGCCAGAAGCCGGCGCGCGTGTCATACATCTTGCGCAGCTCGACCTTGGTCAGCTGCGCGAAGCCGGGCCGGTGGTCGCGGCCGGCGTCGTAGGTGGCGGCGGCGGTGCTCATCGTGCGGTCTCCTGGAGGTCGGGCTGGCTTGCGTCGGGTGCGCCCGCGCCGGAGGGGTCCGCCGCGGCGTCGCTGGTGAGGTCGAAGAAGAGCTGCTCGAGGCCGGCGGACTCCGACGGGCCGAGGCGGCTGAGCGCGACGCGGCCGTCGAGGGCGGCGCGCCCGACCTGCTCGGGCTCGGCGTCGACGATGAAGCCGCCGTCGGGGTGGGCGCGCGCCGTGAGGCTCGCCGCGTCCAGCGCCGACTGCAGGAGGCCGTCCTGGTCGTCGGCGGCGCGGACGAGGGTCCCGGCGCCGGCCAGCAGCTCGTCGCGCGTGCCCTTGGCCATGATCTTGCCCTTGCCGATGATCAGCAGCTGGTCGGCGACCGCCTCGACCTCGTGCAGGAGGTGCGAGGAGAGCAGGACGGTGCCGCCGCGGTCGGCGAAGTCGCGCAGCAGGCCGCGCATCCAGCGCATGCCCTCCGGGTCCAGGCCGTTGGCGGGCTCGTCGAGGATCAGGACCTCCGGGTCGCCGATCAGCGCGTTGGCGATGCCGAGGCGCTGGCGCATGCCCAGCGAGTACTGCTTGACGCGCTGGCGCGCGGCGCGCTTCTCGAGTCCGACGCGGTCCAGGAGCTCGGGGACGCGGGCCGGGTCGGCGCCCATCGTCAGGGCGGAGATCGTGAGGGCCTCCTGGCCGCGGCGGCCGCCGTGCTGGGCGCCGGCGTCGAGCAGGATCCCGACGCGGCGGCCGGGGTTGGGGAGCGCGCGGTAGTTGGTGTCGAGGATGGTCGCGTGTCCGGCGTCGGGCTCCGACAACCCGCACAACATGCGCATGGTGGTGGTCTTGCCGGCGCCGTTGGGGCCGAGGAAGCCGGTGACGGTTCCGGGTGCGCAGGCGAAGCTGACGTCGGAGACGACGGTGCGTCCGCCGAGGCGCTTCGTGAGGCCGTGGGACTCGATCATGGTCAGCAGCATCGTGGTTCGGCCGGCGCGGCGCGACCGTCGCGAGGCTGTCGTGTCCGCGACCGGGGTCGGTGCGTGCATCGACTTCGGTAGGGGGTGCGGCGCGGTGGCGCTTGTCTAGGCTGGGTGGTGGTCATGACCGACGGCGTCTCCCCATGGCAGCGGCTCCTGCTCCCGGCGGCGGTGCTGGCGGAGTCCGACGGGCGCCGCACGCCGCGCGACTGGGTCGTCGACGCGTTGATGTACGCCTTCTCGATCGGGTTCGGGATCGTGATCCTGGCGTCGACCCGGGACTACCGCTCGGACCCGACGCTCGCGCTCGACGTCGCCTGCGGCGTGGTCGCGTTCGTGGCGCTGTGGTTCCGGCGCCGGCGGCCGACGGAGGTCGCCGTGCTGGTGATCGCGCTGTCGGCGTTCTCGGCCCTGGCCGCCGCCGCCGCGCTGGCGGCGTGCTTCAACGCCGCGCTGCGGATGGAGGTCCGGCCGCTGATCGGCGTCATGCTCTTCGGGATCGCGTGCGCGGCGGTGTCCGCGCTGGCCTACGGCAACGCTCACGGCTACGACTGGTCGGGGCTGTTCGTCGGCGTCCTGCTGACCACGGTCGCGGTCGGCTGGGGCCTGTTCGCGCGGGCGCAGCGCGATCTCGTGTCGTCGCTGCACGAGCGCGCGGCGCGGATGGCGACCGAGCGGCGGCTGTACGAGGAGCAGGCGCGCGATGCCGAGCGGCGCCGGATCGCGCGCGAGATGCACGACGTCCTGGCCCATCGCCTGTCGCTGCTGAGCGTGCACGCGGGCGCGCTGGAGTTCCGGCCGGACGCGCCGCCCGACGAGATCGCCGAGGCGGCGGGGGTCGTGCGCGGCGCGGCGCACGCGGCGCTGCAGGAGCTGCGCGACGTCATCGGGGTGCTGCGCGAGCCGGACGCCGAGGGCGAGGACGGCGACGCGGCCGCGACGGGTTCGGGACTGGTCGCCGCGAGCGGCGCGCCGTCGCCCGACGGGGCGCGGCCGTGGGCGGGGCCTGGCGAGCGGGCGACGGAGCCGCCGCAGCCGACGCTCGCCGAGATCCCGGCGCTGGTCGAGGAGTCGCGGACGGCGGGCGCGCGGGTCGCGTTGCGGATCGACGTTCCCGATGGGGTCGACCTCGCGCCGGCGCTCGGGCGCACGGCGTACCGGATCGTGCAGGAGGGGCTGACCAACGCCCGCAAGCACGCGCCGGCGGCCGCGGTCGAGGTCGCGGTGGGGGCGCGCGACGGCAACCTGGTGGTGTCGGTGGTGAGCCGGCGACCGGTCGGGGTGGTCGCGGCGCGGCGCGGGGACGTCCCGCCCGGCGCCGGGACGGGGCTCTTCGGGCTGCGCGAGCGCGTCGCGCTGGCCGGCGGCACGCTGGAGCACGGGCCGGAGCCCGGCGGCGACTTCGTGTTGCGAGCGGCGCTGCCATGGGTGGCGGGCGCGTGAGCATCCGCGTGGTGTTGGTCGACGACGACGCGCTGGTGCGCTCCGGGCTCAAGATGATGTTGTCGGGCGCGGACGGGATCGACGTGGTGGGCGAGGCCGACGACGGCCGCGGCGTCCTGGCGGCGCTGGATCGCCACCGGCCCGATGTCGTGTTGATGGACTTGCGCATGCCCCAGGTCGACGGCATCGAGGCCACCAGGTTGGTCCGCGACCAGCCCGACGCGCCGGCCGTCGTCGTGCTCACGACGTTCGACGCCGACGAGCTCGTCCTGCGCGCGCTGCAGGCGGGCGCCGCCGGGTTCCTGTTGAAGGACACGCCGCCGACGGAGATCGTCCGGGCGATCGAGACCGTGCACGCCGGCGACGCGATGCTGTCGCCGACGGTCGCCCGCCAGCTGATCTCGCTCGTGGCCGGCG contains:
- the coaD gene encoding pantetheine-phosphate adenylyltransferase; the encoded protein is MTDEKRIAVCPGSYDPITNGHLDIIGRTSAQFDEVVVAVVNVSVRKNEPIFGIEERVSFIEEATAHLGNVRAEPFSVLVVDFARSIGARTIVKGLRAISDFEYELEMGQLNRMQAPDVDTLYLMASPQYSFLSSSGVKELATFGGDIDSLVPERVARRLKEELTR
- a CDS encoding macro domain-containing protein, which codes for MPSIEVLDTDITTLAVDAIANAANTRLLHGGGVAGAISRAGGSVIDEESRAAAPVELGAAVATSAGAMPSRWVIHAATMELGGPTSADIVRRCTAATLAAAEELGATSLALVAFGTGVGGFPLDEAAAIEVGEVRRHLLAGPGSGLERVVFAVRGADAVRAFSEALAA
- a CDS encoding acylphosphatase encodes the protein MIARRLVVRGRVQGVNYRGWVQDRARARGVMGWAENRADGTVDVWLQGAPDDVVAVERAVGEGPSHARVEGVETSDVHPRGDLDGFARR
- a CDS encoding ABC transporter ATP-binding protein, translating into MIESHGLTKRLGGRTVVSDVSFACAPGTVTGFLGPNGAGKTTTMRMLCGLSEPDAGHATILDTNYRALPNPGRRVGILLDAGAQHGGRRGQEALTISALTMGADPARVPELLDRVGLEKRAARQRVKQYSLGMRQRLGIANALIGDPEVLILDEPANGLDPEGMRWMRGLLRDFADRGGTVLLSSHLLHEVEAVADQLLIIGKGKIMAKGTRDELLAGAGTLVRAADDQDGLLQSALDAASLTARAHPDGGFIVDAEPEQVGRAALDGRVALSRLGPSESAGLEQLFFDLTSDAAADPSGAGAPDASQPDLQETAR
- a CDS encoding sensor histidine kinase, with translation MTDGVSPWQRLLLPAAVLAESDGRRTPRDWVVDALMYAFSIGFGIVILASTRDYRSDPTLALDVACGVVAFVALWFRRRRPTEVAVLVIALSAFSALAAAAALAACFNAALRMEVRPLIGVMLFGIACAAVSALAYGNAHGYDWSGLFVGVLLTTVAVGWGLFARAQRDLVSSLHERAARMATERRLYEEQARDAERRRIAREMHDVLAHRLSLLSVHAGALEFRPDAPPDEIAEAAGVVRGAAHAALQELRDVIGVLREPDAEGEDGDAAATGSGLVAASGAPSPDGARPWAGPGERATEPPQPTLAEIPALVEESRTAGARVALRIDVPDGVDLAPALGRTAYRIVQEGLTNARKHAPAAAVEVAVGARDGNLVVSVVSRRPVGVVAARRGDVPPGAGTGLFGLRERVALAGGTLEHGPEPGGDFVLRAALPWVAGA
- a CDS encoding response regulator transcription factor; the protein is MGGGRVSIRVVLVDDDALVRSGLKMMLSGADGIDVVGEADDGRGVLAALDRHRPDVVLMDLRMPQVDGIEATRLVRDQPDAPAVVVLTTFDADELVLRALQAGAAGFLLKDTPPTEIVRAIETVHAGDAMLSPTVARQLISLVAGDGEAAARQDRARTQLATLSAREHEVALAVGEGRANAEIATELHMSVATVKAHVSKLLAKLDVDNRVQIALLVQAAGRD